A single window of Cytobacillus dafuensis DNA harbors:
- the murQ gene encoding N-acetylmuramic acid 6-phosphate etherase, with protein sequence MNEMNPTSLTEMKNKESENLHLFSTLEIIQLMNQEDKKVPEVVEKALPQISNAIDAVVDALKRGGKLFYIGAGTSGRLGVLDASECPPTFGVSHELVNGIIAGGEKAVRYPIENAEDNREAGIAEVDRLLTQKDIVIGIASSGNTPFVLGALERANEKNISTVGISCNIGSNLARISKYPIEIPVGPEVVTGSTRLKAGTAQKMVLNMISTASMIKMGKVYKNLMVNVQATNEKLRQRSISIIQDVTGVDEAVAKEMSKKANGDTRIAILMILFSIECETAKSILNDYNDHFPKALEELQNQKS encoded by the coding sequence ATGAATGAAATGAATCCTACATCTTTAACGGAAATGAAAAATAAGGAGTCTGAGAATTTACATCTATTTTCAACTCTCGAAATTATCCAATTAATGAATCAGGAGGATAAAAAGGTACCAGAAGTTGTTGAAAAAGCATTGCCGCAAATAAGTAATGCGATTGATGCTGTAGTAGACGCCCTTAAGCGTGGAGGCAAGCTGTTTTATATTGGGGCGGGGACGAGTGGACGTCTTGGCGTGTTGGATGCTTCTGAATGTCCGCCTACCTTTGGGGTATCTCATGAATTAGTAAACGGTATTATTGCTGGTGGAGAAAAAGCTGTTCGTTATCCAATTGAAAATGCTGAAGATAATCGAGAAGCGGGAATCGCTGAGGTAGATCGTCTATTGACTCAAAAGGATATTGTCATAGGCATAGCTTCTAGTGGAAATACTCCCTTTGTACTAGGAGCCCTTGAAAGAGCGAATGAAAAAAACATTTCTACGGTAGGAATTTCATGCAATATAGGTTCGAATTTAGCAAGAATATCCAAGTACCCAATTGAAATTCCAGTTGGACCTGAAGTCGTTACAGGTTCTACACGCTTAAAAGCGGGAACTGCACAAAAAATGGTATTAAATATGATATCAACTGCAAGTATGATCAAGATGGGCAAGGTCTACAAAAACTTAATGGTAAATGTTCAAGCCACAAATGAAAAACTGAGACAAAGATCCATTTCCATCATTCAAGATGTTACAGGTGTGGATGAGGCAGTGGCCAAGGAAATGAGTAAGAAGGCGAATGGGGACACGAGGATTGCCATTTTAATGATCTTGTTTTCAATAGAATGTGAAACAGCAAAATCCATCCTTAATGATTATAATGACCATTTTCCAAAAGCATTAGAAGAGCTTCAAAACCAAAAGAGTTAA
- a CDS encoding N-acetylglucosamine kinase, translated as MPLNNDLFIGFDGGGTKTIAILGDCYGNIISSATGASTNLKSRPQEKVKAVIHELLEQLLQLENTRIHQIKGVFVSTAGGDREEDRKRWEQWTLEYGLQPNRIIVENDAAGALTAGTKTKDGIVLIAGTGSIAYFVKDGMGKPVRSGGWGYLYGDEGSGYDIGNQALRMIVRSHDGRDDKKEAFTSYILEQVGLESPEQLITFIYEDPYPRKLIASIAEHVISLAKHGESNAKAIIQHAIDSLVELVVSIIRRERDGNAYPLVISGGLFHSAYFKEVFERSIRIKGCHIPIISPKYPPVVGSYIRALLQNGEIITDEVGHNIDNSWERALKNV; from the coding sequence GTGCCGTTAAATAATGATTTATTTATAGGCTTTGATGGTGGAGGTACGAAAACGATCGCTATCCTTGGAGATTGCTATGGTAATATCATTTCTTCTGCAACAGGTGCCTCCACCAACTTAAAGTCAAGGCCGCAAGAAAAAGTGAAAGCTGTTATCCATGAGTTGTTAGAACAACTTCTTCAACTGGAGAATACGAGGATACACCAAATAAAAGGTGTATTTGTATCGACAGCTGGAGGCGATCGAGAAGAGGATCGAAAGCGCTGGGAGCAATGGACACTTGAATATGGGCTTCAGCCTAATCGGATCATCGTAGAAAATGATGCGGCAGGAGCTTTAACAGCAGGTACAAAAACGAAAGATGGAATTGTATTGATTGCAGGAACAGGCTCGATTGCTTACTTTGTAAAAGATGGTATGGGAAAGCCTGTACGTTCAGGGGGCTGGGGTTATCTATATGGCGATGAAGGCAGTGGCTATGATATCGGAAATCAAGCACTAAGAATGATCGTCCGGTCACATGATGGAAGAGATGATAAAAAAGAGGCATTTACAAGCTATATTTTAGAGCAGGTTGGCTTAGAAAGCCCTGAACAACTCATAACCTTTATATATGAAGATCCTTACCCGAGGAAATTAATCGCTTCTATTGCCGAACATGTCATTTCTTTAGCTAAACATGGAGAGTCAAATGCTAAGGCAATCATTCAGCATGCTATAGATAGCTTAGTAGAATTAGTTGTTTCCATTATTCGTCGTGAACGAGACGGGAACGCATATCCATTAGTCATTTCTGGAGGATTATTTCATTCAGCCTATTTTAAAGAGGTATTTGAACGCTCGATAAGGATAAAAGGTTGTCATATTCCGATTATTTCACCTAAGTATCCTCCTGTAGTAGGTTCATATATCCGTGCTCTTCTTCAAAATGGAGAAATCATAACAGATGAAGTCGGACATAACATAGATAATTCATGGGAAAGAGCCCTAAAGAATGTTTAA